Proteins encoded within one genomic window of Flavobacterium gilvum:
- a CDS encoding acetylxylan esterase codes for MKKKIFFLTLIICVLSLTIHGQNQPEKLIKIVVSPDHSDWNYKIGEPVKFNVGVYQDGVVCKDVKIDYEVGPENFEKSKIKSLNLADGKLLIDGGTMREPGFLRCIVRTEINGVKYKNLATVGFDQVNIKPFTELPEDFIQFWENAKSELAGFPIDPKLVLMPEKCTEKVNVYQLNIQGYGRGSRIYGILCIPKKEGKYPALLKVPGAGIRPYNGVVELAEQGVITLEIGIHGIPVTMNPEIYSNLSNGALNNYQNFNLDDKNRFYYKRVYLNCVRANDFLVSLPQFDGENLVVTGGSQGGALSIVTAGLDKRVKFLATLYPALCDLTASLKGRAGGWPHYFEKSDLNFNNKPDKIKTCSYYDVVNFAKQVKIPTFFSLGYNDEVCPPSSMYAAYNSITSPKDIVPFPETGHWENAEQNGVLNKWLLNKIKVN; via the coding sequence ATGAAAAAAAAGATCTTTTTTTTGACCCTCATTATATGTGTATTGTCTTTAACAATTCATGGGCAAAATCAACCAGAAAAACTCATCAAAATTGTCGTTTCTCCTGATCATTCTGATTGGAATTATAAAATAGGGGAACCCGTTAAGTTTAATGTAGGTGTCTATCAGGATGGTGTTGTCTGCAAAGATGTAAAAATTGATTATGAAGTAGGTCCTGAGAATTTTGAAAAATCAAAAATAAAATCGCTGAACCTGGCTGACGGGAAACTACTGATTGATGGTGGGACAATGAGGGAACCTGGATTTTTAAGATGTATTGTGAGAACAGAAATAAACGGAGTTAAGTACAAAAATCTAGCTACTGTAGGTTTTGATCAGGTTAATATCAAGCCTTTTACAGAGTTGCCAGAGGATTTTATCCAATTTTGGGAAAATGCTAAAAGTGAACTTGCGGGTTTCCCTATAGATCCCAAGTTGGTTTTGATGCCAGAGAAGTGTACAGAAAAAGTAAATGTTTATCAGTTAAATATACAAGGTTATGGAAGGGGATCTAGAATTTATGGAATTCTTTGCATTCCGAAAAAAGAAGGTAAATATCCGGCTTTATTAAAAGTTCCAGGTGCAGGAATTCGGCCTTATAATGGAGTTGTTGAATTGGCAGAACAAGGTGTTATTACTTTAGAGATAGGTATTCATGGAATTCCGGTTACTATGAATCCAGAAATTTACTCCAATTTGAGTAATGGTGCCTTAAATAATTATCAAAATTTTAACCTTGACGATAAAAATCGATTTTACTATAAACGAGTTTATTTGAACTGTGTGAGAGCAAATGATTTTTTAGTATCACTACCACAATTTGATGGAGAAAATCTTGTCGTTACAGGGGGAAGTCAAGGCGGTGCACTAAGTATAGTAACAGCAGGATTAGATAAACGAGTTAAGTTTTTAGCAACCTTGTATCCTGCATTGTGTGATCTTACAGCCAGCTTAAAAGGAAGGGCTGGAGGATGGCCGCATTATTTTGAAAAATCAGATCTTAATTTTAATAACAAACCCGATAAAATCAAAACATGCAGTTATTATGATGTGGTAAATTTTGCCAAACAAGTCAAAATACCTACGTTTTTTTCATTGGGATATAATGATGAAGTGTGTCCCCCGAGTTCTATGTACGCAGCGTATAATTCTATAACTTCGCCAAAAGATATAGTTCCATTTCCCGAAACTGGACATTGGGAAAATGCAGAACAAAATGGAGTGCTCAATAAATGGCTGCTTAATAAAATAAAAGTAAATTGA
- a CDS encoding universal stress protein, whose amino-acid sequence MKKILIPTDFSKYADEAIEVGAQIAKKNGSEIILIHMLELPGQMNDAITGATSIPEVMLFKRKAEETLKSIKNRPYLNGIKITEVVRLDGAYQGINNYIKHNHMDLIIMGSHGSAGINEIIIGSNTEKVVRQSETPVLVIKNKVNEFNVQNIVFASDFSKDIKKPFQKVLDFNKLFESKLKLVMICTPNSFKSTTAARKIVSDFVSDFDMPEYTFEIHNESNIEKGILNYADEKNADLIALCTHGRTGLSHFFTGSISEDLVNHATKPVLTFKI is encoded by the coding sequence ATGAAAAAAATATTAATCCCAACTGACTTCTCTAAATACGCTGACGAAGCAATAGAAGTTGGTGCGCAAATTGCCAAAAAAAACGGCTCTGAAATTATTTTAATTCACATGCTTGAATTACCAGGCCAAATGAATGATGCCATCACAGGAGCGACAAGTATTCCAGAGGTTATGCTTTTCAAACGCAAAGCCGAAGAAACACTAAAAAGCATCAAAAATCGTCCTTATTTAAACGGCATCAAAATTACAGAAGTTGTTCGACTTGACGGAGCTTATCAGGGGATTAACAACTACATCAAACACAACCATATGGATCTTATAATTATGGGATCTCATGGCTCTGCCGGAATAAACGAAATCATCATTGGTTCCAATACCGAAAAAGTAGTAAGACAATCAGAAACCCCGGTTTTAGTCATCAAAAACAAGGTAAACGAATTCAACGTCCAAAACATTGTTTTCGCCTCTGATTTTTCAAAAGACATCAAAAAACCTTTTCAAAAAGTACTTGATTTTAATAAATTATTCGAATCAAAACTAAAATTAGTGATGATTTGCACACCAAATAGTTTCAAAAGCACTACTGCCGCACGTAAAATTGTTTCAGATTTTGTTTCAGATTTTGATATGCCGGAATACACATTTGAAATACACAACGAAAGCAATATAGAAAAAGGAATCCTCAACTATGCCGATGAAAAAAATGCCGATTTGATTGCATTGTGCACACATGGAAGAACTGGACTTAGCCACTTCTTTACCGGCAGCATCTCCGAAGATTTAGTCAATCACGCCACAAAACCCGTATTGACATTCAAAATATAA